In the genome of Cryptomeria japonica chromosome 8, Sugi_1.0, whole genome shotgun sequence, one region contains:
- the LOC131857533 gene encoding uncharacterized protein LOC131857533, translating to MTIFKGFFVVLFEDDEDGNRILNQENWFVNNHAIYLQPWSPNFDPIPLAVYSAPIWIQLYNLPIEYWSEDLLEKIDKTLETLLEVDFDDEDDLCKYACLRIATVKRIPKSVTFLTSSGEWRQQVEIGKEIKECPRCGSKFHGLDECKMLVRKAKNVLGKPTQFWRRKPENSLKMVTDQEGKISGDVGQTHNQEMNPSTSLKSTSCNSKETRKEDSIMVLGDNGECLRLNINAGRENDAVPNTSRINSSCKGLLDTEFEFEKGSDDDLFQEDELENIDPRCISQSANALLGKAKGFRDRRSNR from the exons ATGACCATTTTTAAAG GCTTCTTCGTGGTCTTGTTCGAAGATGACGAAGACGGAAATCGAATTCTCAATCAGGAGAATTGGTTCGTAAATAATCACGCAATATATCTACAACCATGGTCCCCGAACTTTGATCCAATACCATTGGCTGTATACTCTGCACCGATATGGATTCAATTGTACAATTTACCCATTGAATATTGGAGTGAGGATCTTTTGGAAAAGATCGACAAAACCTTGGAGACTCTATTGGAAGTAgattttgatgatgaggatgatctcTGCAAATATGCCTGTTTGAGGATTGCAACGGTTAAAAGGATTCCTAAGTCAGTCACATTTTTAACTTCAAGTGGTGAATGGCGCCAACAAGTGGAAATTGGAAAAGAAATTAAAGAATGCCCTAGATGTGGGAGCAAGTTTCATGGATTGGATGAATGCAAGATGCTTGTGAGGAAGGCCAAAAATGTCCTCGGGAAGCCAACCCAGTTTTGGAGGCGGAAGCCGGAGAACTCATTAAAAATGGTTACAGATCAAGAAGGGAAGATATCCGGTGATGTTGGTCAGACACACAACCAAGAGATGAACCCTTCGACTTCTTTGAAATCAACCTCTTGCAATTCGAAGGAAACAAGAAAGGAAGATTCAATCATGGTCCTAGGTGATAATGGTGAATGTTTGAGATTGAATATTAATGCAGGGAGGGAGAATGATGCGGTCCCAAATACCTCGAGAATCAACTCTTCTTGCAAAGGACTTTTAGACaccgaatttgaatttgaaaagggtTCGGATGATGATTTGTTTCAAGAAGATGAATTGGAAAACATTGATCCACGGTGTATCAGTCAGTCGGCTAATGCATTGTTGGGGAAGGCCAAAGGTTTTAGAGATAGGAGGAGCAATCGTTAG